A genomic segment from Thermotoga neapolitana DSM 4359 encodes:
- a CDS encoding LiaF transmembrane domain-containing protein, whose product MRVIFGIFLVFIGVLLLLTTFLDFLTFSFFARIFQNLSLFWPMLLITAGVYFLYLGLKKRWLYFLSVGVFTAFLVLLLVWPYESSSVTERSQVFTGVEKISFRNGGFTVRFSEGEKFRVSTSYGVEVSKSGSNLVVEGSPWKRFGPKTVEIEVPEDTFELSFEEGAFTVKGEFEENRFTRVEVKDCVLNVKFDFRKVTVPLYFEAEDCVLEALFRVPNGTSYFVEKRDGLLLKTIEGSLVESSLNPRLFFNLKDGVFRIHLEGGV is encoded by the coding sequence ATGAGGGTGATATTCGGTATATTTCTTGTCTTCATCGGTGTTCTTCTCCTTTTGACTACGTTCCTGGATTTTCTCACCTTTTCGTTTTTTGCAAGGATATTTCAAAACCTGAGCCTGTTCTGGCCCATGCTTTTGATAACCGCCGGGGTTTATTTTCTCTATCTTGGCCTGAAAAAAAGATGGCTGTATTTTCTTAGTGTTGGAGTGTTCACTGCCTTTCTGGTACTGCTTCTTGTGTGGCCCTATGAATCTTCTTCGGTGACTGAAAGGTCTCAGGTGTTCACGGGTGTGGAGAAAATCTCGTTCAGAAACGGAGGATTCACGGTTAGGTTCTCCGAGGGTGAGAAGTTCAGAGTGTCCACGTCCTACGGGGTGGAGGTGTCGAAATCAGGATCGAATCTGGTCGTGGAAGGCTCTCCCTGGAAAAGATTTGGTCCAAAGACGGTGGAGATCGAAGTACCAGAGGACACGTTCGAACTTTCTTTCGAAGAAGGGGCTTTCACGGTGAAGGGTGAGTTCGAAGAAAACAGGTTCACGCGCGTAGAAGTGAAAGACTGCGTTCTGAACGTGAAATTCGACTTTCGAAAAGTGACCGTTCCTCTCTACTTCGAAGCGGAAGATTGTGTTCTGGAGGCTTTGTTCAGAGTACCGAATGGGACGTCTTATTTTGTCGAGAAAAGAGACGGCCTTCTTTTGAAAACCATCGAAGGAAGCCTCGTCGAATCCAGTCTCA